The following proteins are encoded in a genomic region of Lactiplantibacillus plantarum:
- a CDS encoding LemA family protein, producing the protein MIALIIVAVVLVLIAIYVVIYNGLVKSRMYTQEAWSQIDVQLKRRTDLIPNLVNTVKGYAKHEKSTLAEVISLRNQLTQVPSGDHQQAMAVSDQLTNSLKSIFALAESYPDLKANQEFGKLMEELTNTENKIAYSRQLFNSSAASYNMKLQQFPSNIIAGIHHFKNVEFLTVPEAEKAAPTVSFED; encoded by the coding sequence ATGATAGCTTTAATTATCGTTGCGGTCGTATTGGTTTTGATCGCAATTTACGTGGTAATTTATAACGGTTTAGTTAAGTCACGGATGTATACGCAGGAAGCGTGGAGCCAAATCGATGTTCAGCTAAAACGGCGGACTGATTTGATTCCTAATCTGGTCAATACGGTCAAAGGTTACGCGAAACATGAAAAGAGTACCTTAGCGGAAGTGATTTCATTACGGAATCAATTAACGCAAGTGCCGAGCGGTGATCACCAACAGGCTATGGCAGTTTCTGATCAATTGACAAATTCGTTGAAGAGCATTTTTGCGTTAGCTGAAAGCTACCCTGATTTGAAGGCGAATCAAGAATTCGGTAAGCTGATGGAAGAGTTGACCAATACAGAAAACAAGATTGCTTATTCACGGCAACTGTTCAACTCTAGCGCTGCCAGCTATAACATGAAGTTACAACAATTCCCGTCAAATATTATTGCTGGCATTCATCACTTCAAGAACGTTGAATTCTTAACTGTTCCTGAAGCAGAAAAAGCAGCACCCACGGTTTCATTTGAAGATTAG
- the rho gene encoding transcription termination factor Rho, with protein sequence MEKILTMHDLEQKTLKEIYNYAREYKISYYSQMNKKELSLAVLREQDKKRGFVQMEGVLEIISQEGYGFLRPINYGPSQEDIYISQSQIHRFGLRNGDYVAGQARPPRPNERYYGLMRVGTVNGKDPNEAKQRPHFPALTPLYPQKQIKLSTTAAVLATRLIDTFVPIGFGQRGLIVAPPKAGKTTLLKNIANGIVANYPDAKLIMLLIDERPEEVTDLERSIKGEVVSSTFDQQPQNHVRVAELVLERARRLVEDKQDVIILLDSITRLTRAYNLVIPSSGRTLSGGVDPTAFYKPKRFFGSARNIEEGGSLTILGTALVDTGSRMDDMIYEEFKGTGNSELQLSRELAERRVFPALDLKQSSTRKEELLVSRKNLEPVWQIRRSMTGNALEYTEQLLQFLKHTKTNTEFVRDLASLKFTGQSTRRSRR encoded by the coding sequence ATGGAAAAAATTTTAACAATGCACGATCTCGAGCAGAAAACGTTAAAAGAAATTTATAACTATGCTCGTGAGTATAAAATTTCTTATTATTCGCAAATGAATAAAAAGGAACTCTCATTAGCCGTTCTCCGTGAGCAGGATAAAAAGCGGGGCTTTGTACAAATGGAAGGCGTCTTGGAAATTATTAGCCAAGAGGGCTATGGCTTTTTGCGGCCAATTAATTATGGGCCTTCGCAGGAAGATATTTATATTTCTCAGTCGCAGATTCATCGCTTTGGTCTTCGTAACGGAGACTATGTGGCTGGTCAAGCCCGGCCACCGCGACCTAACGAACGGTATTACGGTTTAATGCGGGTAGGGACGGTTAACGGTAAGGATCCTAATGAGGCCAAGCAACGGCCCCATTTTCCAGCGTTAACACCACTTTATCCACAAAAACAAATTAAGTTATCGACAACGGCCGCCGTTTTAGCGACCCGTTTGATTGATACTTTTGTCCCGATTGGCTTCGGTCAACGGGGCTTAATTGTCGCACCTCCTAAAGCCGGTAAGACGACGCTGTTAAAGAATATTGCAAATGGCATCGTCGCCAATTATCCAGACGCTAAGCTGATTATGTTACTGATTGATGAACGGCCCGAAGAAGTGACTGATTTAGAGCGGTCAATCAAGGGAGAAGTGGTGAGTTCGACTTTTGATCAACAACCACAAAATCACGTGCGTGTTGCGGAATTGGTGCTTGAACGTGCGCGGCGCCTAGTTGAAGACAAACAGGATGTGATTATCTTATTGGATTCGATTACCCGGCTTACGCGGGCATATAATTTGGTCATCCCGTCTAGCGGGCGGACGTTGTCTGGTGGGGTCGATCCCACGGCGTTTTACAAGCCCAAGCGATTCTTCGGTTCCGCGCGCAATATCGAGGAAGGTGGTAGCCTAACGATTTTAGGCACCGCGTTAGTCGATACGGGTAGCCGGATGGACGACATGATTTATGAAGAATTCAAAGGAACTGGCAACTCAGAATTACAGCTATCCCGCGAGTTAGCTGAACGGCGGGTCTTCCCGGCGCTAGACTTGAAGCAATCTAGTACGCGTAAAGAGGAATTGTTGGTTAGTCGTAAGAATTTGGAGCCAGTCTGGCAGATTCGGCGATCAATGACTGGCAACGCGTTAGAGTACACCGAACAGCTTTTACAATTTTTAAAACACACGAAGACCAACACTGAGTTTGTTCGTGATCTAGCTAGCTTAAAGTTCACTGGTCAATCAACCCGGCGGTCGCGTCGTTAA
- the sdaAB gene encoding L-serine ammonia-lyase, iron-sulfur-dependent subunit beta: MTVNYKSVFDIIGPIMIGPSSSHTAGACAIGRAANSIFQEKPTDIVIHYYESFAQTHKGHGTDYAIISGILGFDPDDSRVPYAIGLARDQGINITFIEEPGDSPINHPNTAIIDLKNDDKQVTVAGCSIGGGTIEIREIKMDGFDVKPKGPLPILLVQGGENDHQHVTKQLADLTKVNDQQQYKTARGNLYEYDLDRRLKQDEIKKLAQGHANLVYL; encoded by the coding sequence ATGACGGTGAATTACAAGAGTGTTTTTGATATTATTGGCCCGATTATGATTGGACCTTCCAGTTCCCATACTGCGGGGGCGTGTGCGATTGGTCGAGCAGCGAATAGCATTTTTCAGGAGAAACCGACAGATATTGTCATTCATTACTATGAATCATTTGCGCAAACCCACAAGGGCCACGGAACGGACTATGCGATTATCAGTGGCATTCTTGGTTTTGATCCTGATGATAGCCGGGTTCCATATGCCATTGGTTTGGCCCGAGATCAGGGGATAAATATTACCTTTATCGAAGAGCCTGGTGATAGCCCAATCAACCACCCGAACACTGCCATCATTGACTTAAAAAATGATGATAAGCAAGTGACGGTCGCTGGATGTTCAATCGGGGGTGGAACCATCGAAATTCGTGAAATCAAGATGGATGGTTTTGATGTTAAACCCAAAGGGCCACTTCCTATCTTGTTAGTTCAAGGTGGTGAGAATGACCATCAGCACGTAACCAAACAGTTGGCTGATCTGACTAAAGTAAACGACCAGCAGCAGTACAAGACGGCTCGGGGCAATTTATATGAATATGATTTGGATCGCCGCCTCAAACAGGATGAAATCAAAAAATTAGCGCAGGGACACGCAAATTTAGTTTACTTATAA
- a CDS encoding baeRF6 domain-containing protein: protein METMVKNDLNQLMQQREDGPYIAIYLNTAVVLNDLNRRRLQFKQLVNEAETQMAHHFPKTEFAPYATQLEQLINDNAFWLQHTGPQTGIITNSRDLHIFDLQYPTDNHVSVNSMPAIRPVLADRQHQFDFDLLALNEDSMALYAQRDGSFVELDLPAEAPRTLTEALGTEKRGGDLNFNASPVHGANYHGHNAKAEERDIDQRNYYQQVAQYVQAHSQKTRRPLILMGLPHNQAVFRAVNKNPYLSQHLMINKSPKNLTVGAMQTATEPVQTMWHTQLADILLERYDQAKSRQLALADPFDMIKPALSGRIDTLIVAADANVAGSLPAADVQLTDPIAAPDNLIDDLVDVVIAMNGQIRIIPADRMPVETAALAIMRY from the coding sequence ATGGAAACGATGGTAAAAAACGATCTCAATCAACTAATGCAACAACGTGAGGATGGCCCATACATTGCAATTTACCTCAACACGGCCGTTGTGCTCAACGACCTCAATCGCCGCCGCTTACAATTCAAACAATTAGTTAATGAAGCTGAAACCCAGATGGCCCACCACTTTCCGAAAACCGAATTTGCGCCATACGCGACGCAACTAGAGCAATTAATTAATGACAACGCCTTCTGGTTACAGCACACTGGCCCTCAGACAGGCATCATCACTAACAGTCGTGACCTACACATTTTCGACTTACAATATCCCACTGACAACCATGTCAGCGTCAATAGCATGCCAGCTATTCGCCCAGTACTAGCCGACCGCCAGCATCAATTCGACTTCGACTTGCTAGCACTCAATGAAGATAGCATGGCGCTCTACGCCCAACGTGATGGCAGTTTCGTCGAACTTGATTTGCCAGCTGAGGCCCCCCGCACCCTGACAGAAGCATTGGGCACTGAAAAACGTGGCGGTGACCTGAATTTCAACGCCAGCCCCGTTCACGGTGCCAACTATCATGGTCATAATGCGAAGGCCGAAGAACGCGATATTGACCAACGAAATTATTACCAACAAGTGGCGCAGTACGTTCAGGCCCATTCACAAAAGACGCGACGGCCATTGATCTTAATGGGACTACCACATAACCAGGCAGTCTTCCGTGCCGTCAACAAGAATCCGTACCTGTCACAACACCTCATGATCAATAAGTCACCGAAAAACTTAACGGTGGGCGCAATGCAAACAGCCACAGAACCCGTTCAGACGATGTGGCATACCCAATTAGCCGACATTTTACTAGAACGTTATGATCAGGCTAAGTCCCGCCAGTTAGCATTGGCCGATCCTTTTGACATGATCAAGCCAGCACTAAGTGGGCGGATCGACACCTTGATTGTCGCCGCAGACGCGAATGTCGCCGGCTCCTTACCAGCGGCCGATGTTCAATTAACTGATCCAATTGCTGCTCCTGATAATTTAATTGACGACCTGGTCGATGTCGTGATTGCCATGAACGGGCAAATCCGAATCATCCCCGCAGACCGGATGCCCGTAGAAACCGCTGCTCTCGCGATTATGCGCTACTAA
- a CDS encoding UDP-N-acetylglucosamine 1-carboxyvinyltransferase, whose protein sequence is MKKMIIHGGKRLSGELTIGGAKNSTVALIPAAILADTPVQFDTVPHILDVHNLRLILESMNVHSTFENDVLTIDPTNIEESELPSHAIKSLRASYYFMGALLGRFNRATVTFPGGDNIGPRPIDQHIKGFKALGANVVEENDSVFISTGTEGLHGARIFLDVVSVGATINIILAAVKAHGTTTIENAAKEPEIIDLATFLNNMGAKIRGAGTDVIRIEGVPALHSRATHTIIPDRIETGTYLSLAASIGDGILLKNVIPEHMESFTAKLVEMGVDLQINEDSIYVPRSNDLDPIRVKTMTYPGFATDLQQPITPLLLRANGSSVVIDTIYPQRTQHVEQLRKMGADIRVQDNLIVVGHSSHLQGAHVEAGEIRSGAALMIAGLAASGVTEISRADNILRGYDRVIDKLHTLGADVEIAADEEVPEN, encoded by the coding sequence ATGAAAAAAATGATAATCCATGGCGGAAAACGACTTTCTGGGGAATTAACGATCGGTGGCGCAAAAAATAGTACCGTCGCACTGATTCCTGCTGCGATTCTTGCAGACACTCCGGTCCAATTCGATACGGTTCCGCACATCTTAGACGTTCACAACTTACGGCTCATCTTAGAGTCGATGAACGTCCATTCCACTTTTGAAAACGATGTTCTAACAATTGATCCAACAAATATTGAAGAATCTGAATTACCAAGTCATGCCATTAAAAGCTTGCGGGCTTCTTACTACTTTATGGGGGCCTTACTCGGTCGCTTTAACCGTGCAACGGTGACTTTCCCTGGTGGTGATAATATTGGTCCACGACCAATTGATCAGCATATCAAGGGTTTTAAGGCGCTCGGCGCTAACGTCGTTGAAGAGAATGACTCTGTCTTTATCTCAACGGGCACAGAGGGCCTTCACGGAGCGCGCATCTTTTTAGACGTGGTTTCCGTTGGGGCGACGATCAACATTATTTTGGCTGCCGTCAAAGCTCATGGTACGACCACGATTGAAAATGCGGCTAAAGAGCCTGAAATCATTGATTTAGCGACTTTTTTGAATAATATGGGCGCTAAAATTCGGGGTGCTGGTACCGACGTAATTCGAATCGAAGGCGTTCCGGCACTGCATTCGCGGGCAACCCATACGATTATTCCTGATCGGATTGAGACGGGAACGTATCTATCCCTGGCTGCTTCGATTGGGGACGGTATTTTGCTAAAGAATGTGATCCCTGAACATATGGAGTCATTCACGGCAAAACTAGTCGAAATGGGTGTCGATTTACAGATTAATGAAGATAGTATTTACGTCCCACGGTCCAATGATTTGGACCCAATTCGGGTTAAAACAATGACTTACCCAGGCTTTGCCACTGATTTGCAACAACCAATCACCCCATTATTATTGCGTGCTAACGGTAGTAGCGTGGTGATTGATACGATTTATCCGCAACGCACGCAACACGTTGAACAGTTACGTAAGATGGGGGCGGACATTCGCGTTCAAGATAACTTGATTGTCGTGGGTCATTCTTCCCACTTACAAGGTGCACATGTCGAGGCCGGTGAGATTCGGTCTGGGGCGGCACTAATGATTGCTGGTCTCGCGGCTAGTGGCGTTACGGAAATTAGTCGCGCTGACAATATTCTACGTGGCTATGATCGGGTCATCGATAAATTGCATACACTTGGTGCGGATGTGGAAATTGCAGCCGACGAAGAAGTTCCCGAAAACTAA
- a CDS encoding class A sortase — MKSKQHPGLKWLGRGVFVLLVLVSLALIFNEQIKSWLVSSYSPTVTAKTVKQNTKKKSDFNFSKVKSLDFQTVAKARMNKNAINVIGSIAIPSVDLYLPIGNGVSNETLALAAGTMKANQKMGQGNYALAGHHMIKHGALFSPLYYKSKVGQMIYVSDAKKIYAYKTSQRTFIKATDVQVIDDVPGQKLITLITCDKTGAGRLMIRGKYEQQWSFKSAPTQVQKAFTSHFNNKY; from the coding sequence ATGAAGTCCAAGCAACATCCCGGGTTAAAGTGGTTAGGTCGGGGCGTTTTTGTCCTGCTGGTGCTAGTATCATTGGCATTAATTTTCAATGAACAGATCAAGAGCTGGTTAGTGAGTTCATACTCGCCGACCGTTACGGCTAAGACGGTTAAGCAGAATACGAAGAAGAAGAGCGATTTTAACTTCTCAAAGGTCAAGTCACTTGACTTTCAGACCGTTGCCAAGGCCCGCATGAATAAGAATGCAATCAACGTGATTGGCTCGATTGCGATTCCGTCCGTTGATTTGTACCTGCCAATTGGTAATGGTGTCAGCAATGAAACGTTAGCATTGGCGGCTGGCACGATGAAAGCTAATCAGAAGATGGGGCAGGGTAACTACGCGTTGGCTGGTCACCATATGATCAAGCATGGCGCACTATTCAGTCCGTTGTACTATAAGAGCAAGGTTGGCCAAATGATTTATGTGAGTGATGCCAAAAAGATTTATGCGTATAAGACGAGTCAGCGAACATTCATTAAAGCAACTGATGTCCAAGTAATTGATGATGTTCCTGGTCAGAAGCTGATTACCCTAATTACCTGTGATAAGACCGGGGCGGGTCGCTTAATGATTCGCGGTAAGTACGAACAGCAATGGTCGTTTAAGTCGGCGCCAACTCAGGTTCAGAAGGCCTTTACAAGTCATTTTAATAACAAATATTAA
- a CDS encoding type B 50S ribosomal protein L31, giving the protein MQKGIHPDYHLVVFQDSTTGFKFISGSTATSAETVEWEDGNTYPLIRVEITSDSHPFYTGKQKFTKADGAVDRFNKKYGLK; this is encoded by the coding sequence ATGCAAAAAGGAATTCATCCAGATTACCATTTAGTTGTGTTCCAAGACTCAACTACTGGTTTTAAGTTCATCTCTGGTTCAACAGCAACTTCAGCAGAAACTGTTGAATGGGAAGATGGTAATACTTACCCATTGATCCGTGTTGAAATTACGTCAGATTCACATCCATTCTACACTGGTAAGCAAAAGTTTACCAAGGCCGATGGTGCGGTCGATCGTTTCAACAAGAAATACGGTCTCAAATAA
- the htpX gene encoding zinc metalloprotease HtpX: MLFEQIARNKRHTLYVMAAFVILLAVIGLAVGYVFFNSAIAGLLVALIAAVFYMVLMISQSTDIVMSMNHGRELHQADDDPELWHIVEDMALVAKVPMPRVFIIDDESPNAFATGNDPEHAAVAVTTGIQARLTREEMEGVIGHEMSHVRNYDIRLQTIALALTAAISLLVNWGMNAFWWGGGRRSRDNDRDGNGAQVLLMILAIVVIILAPLAASLVQMALSRNREYLADAGSVELTRNPLGLISALEKIDDSQPMQAADPSSAALYISDPFKAKKSWTHLFDTHPPMADRITRLKNM, translated from the coding sequence ATGTTATTTGAGCAAATTGCCCGCAACAAGCGGCACACGTTATACGTGATGGCCGCTTTTGTCATATTACTTGCAGTGATTGGTTTAGCAGTTGGCTACGTGTTTTTTAATAGTGCGATTGCAGGGTTACTAGTAGCCTTGATTGCAGCGGTATTTTATATGGTATTAATGATTAGTCAGTCGACTGACATTGTCATGAGCATGAATCATGGACGTGAGCTGCATCAAGCTGACGATGATCCAGAGCTCTGGCACATTGTGGAAGACATGGCGTTGGTTGCTAAAGTACCGATGCCACGTGTCTTTATTATTGATGATGAGAGCCCCAATGCGTTTGCGACAGGAAATGACCCTGAGCATGCGGCAGTTGCAGTGACAACTGGTATTCAGGCACGATTAACGCGTGAAGAGATGGAAGGCGTCATTGGTCACGAGATGAGTCATGTGCGTAACTATGATATTCGGTTACAGACCATTGCCTTGGCTCTGACAGCGGCCATCAGTTTGTTAGTCAATTGGGGTATGAACGCCTTTTGGTGGGGCGGTGGCCGGCGCAGTCGGGATAATGATCGTGACGGCAACGGTGCCCAGGTCTTACTAATGATCCTAGCGATTGTTGTCATTATTTTAGCGCCGCTAGCAGCTAGTTTAGTGCAGATGGCGCTATCTCGTAATCGCGAATACTTAGCGGATGCCGGCAGTGTGGAACTGACTCGTAATCCGTTGGGCTTAATCAGTGCCCTTGAAAAAATCGATGACAGCCAACCCATGCAAGCGGCGGATCCTAGTAGCGCGGCCCTCTATATTTCTGATCCGTTTAAGGCGAAGAAATCATGGACGCACTTATTCGATACCCACCCACCGATGGCTGATCGCATCACTCGTTTAAAAAACATGTAA
- the sdaAA gene encoding L-serine ammonia-lyase, iron-sulfur-dependent, subunit alpha produces the protein MYMSVAELVTAAKETKKPIYELMIEQEMETSQTSREEIWHTMGRNLDVMEAAVNKGAAGDGVYSTTGLTGGEAVLLKKYRQKGHTLSGDTMMQAVQNAISTNEVNASMGVVCATPTAGSTGTLPGVIFTLKDRMNLNRDQMIQFLFTAGAFGMVIANNAGIAGATGGCQAEVGSASAMGAAAAVEVAGGTPEQSAEALAMAISNLMGLVCDPVAGLVELPCVKRNAIGVGNALIAADMALAGCTNKIPADEVIAAMDKVGKGLPKALRETGLGGLAATPTGIRMKEKIFGRSTNSQVHA, from the coding sequence ATGTACATGAGCGTAGCAGAACTGGTAACAGCGGCCAAGGAGACCAAGAAGCCGATCTACGAATTAATGATTGAACAAGAGATGGAAACATCGCAAACGAGTCGTGAAGAAATCTGGCACACGATGGGCCGGAATCTAGACGTCATGGAAGCAGCTGTTAATAAAGGGGCTGCAGGCGACGGGGTCTATTCAACAACTGGTTTAACTGGTGGTGAAGCTGTTCTCTTGAAAAAGTATCGTCAAAAAGGGCACACTTTATCCGGCGATACGATGATGCAAGCTGTTCAGAACGCAATCTCAACCAATGAAGTTAATGCTTCGATGGGAGTCGTTTGTGCGACACCAACGGCTGGATCGACGGGGACACTACCTGGTGTGATTTTCACGCTGAAGGACCGAATGAACCTCAACCGTGACCAGATGATCCAATTTCTATTTACCGCTGGCGCTTTTGGGATGGTCATAGCTAATAATGCTGGGATTGCTGGTGCGACTGGCGGTTGCCAAGCTGAAGTTGGTAGCGCTTCTGCGATGGGCGCTGCGGCCGCGGTTGAAGTTGCTGGTGGGACGCCTGAACAAAGTGCTGAGGCTTTGGCGATGGCAATCAGTAACTTGATGGGATTAGTGTGTGATCCCGTTGCTGGGTTAGTTGAACTACCGTGTGTTAAACGGAATGCGATTGGGGTCGGTAATGCGTTGATTGCGGCTGACATGGCTTTGGCTGGCTGCACGAACAAGATTCCAGCGGATGAAGTCATTGCAGCGATGGATAAAGTCGGTAAGGGCTTGCCAAAGGCACTTCGGGAAACTGGACTGGGTGGCTTAGCGGCGACGCCAACCGGTATTCGGATGAAGGAAAAGATTTTTGGACGATCGACTAATTCACAAGTTCATGCATAA
- a CDS encoding serine transporter — protein MTNIFKGWRKNDTFWMLSLFGTAIGAGVLFLPIGVGTAGILGIIMILILALPTTFFAHRGLSRFVLSAKNDGDDITDVVEQHFGFKIGLLFTIIYFFSIYPILLVYSVSITNTVSKFITDQMHMQTPPRWLLSLVLVGILIGIARFGTSLITKVMSGLAFPFIIVIVLFSFYLIPHWNGAILSTFSSSVSGGHLVGTLGNLWLLIPVMIFSFNHSPIISSFSVAERKEYSGEGKDKVDKKISTILLSAETLMVIVAMFFVISCTLALTPDQILEAKNENVSILDYVATAFNNPIIKYVSPVIAFIAIAKSFLGHYLGTSEGLRGIIRKMEEKSNKTLSSRTVSTIVDLVLLLSAWIVAWVNPSIMGMIETIIGPIIAFILFLMPMYAIHKSPKLQQYAGKHSNVFVVVIGLIAVSGILFNIIKLFI, from the coding sequence ATGACAAATATATTTAAGGGTTGGAGAAAAAATGATACTTTTTGGATGCTGAGTTTGTTCGGAACCGCGATTGGGGCCGGCGTGCTATTCTTACCGATTGGAGTTGGCACGGCAGGTATTCTTGGTATCATCATGATACTTATTTTGGCTTTGCCAACCACATTTTTTGCTCACAGGGGCCTGAGTAGGTTTGTCTTGTCGGCTAAAAATGATGGTGATGACATTACTGATGTTGTTGAACAACATTTTGGCTTTAAGATTGGATTGCTTTTTACCATTATTTATTTCTTCTCCATTTATCCAATCTTATTAGTTTATTCTGTTTCTATTACGAATACTGTATCGAAATTTATTACCGACCAAATGCACATGCAAACACCACCTCGTTGGCTGTTGTCGCTAGTGCTTGTTGGGATCCTCATTGGAATTGCTCGCTTTGGTACCTCTTTGATTACCAAAGTTATGAGTGGCCTGGCCTTTCCATTTATTATTGTAATCGTTCTGTTTTCCTTTTATCTTATTCCACATTGGAACGGCGCAATCCTCTCAACATTTTCCAGTTCCGTATCTGGGGGACATTTGGTTGGCACTTTAGGAAACTTGTGGTTACTTATTCCTGTTATGATCTTTTCGTTTAACCATTCTCCGATTATCTCTTCATTTTCCGTTGCCGAACGTAAAGAATATAGTGGAGAAGGTAAGGACAAAGTCGATAAAAAGATTTCGACAATTCTATTGTCGGCCGAAACGTTGATGGTCATTGTCGCAATGTTCTTTGTTATTAGTTGTACATTGGCGTTGACTCCAGATCAAATCCTTGAAGCTAAAAATGAAAATGTTTCAATCCTTGATTACGTTGCGACTGCTTTCAATAATCCAATTATTAAATATGTTTCTCCCGTAATTGCCTTTATTGCAATTGCTAAGTCCTTTTTAGGACATTATCTAGGAACGAGTGAAGGCTTACGTGGGATTATTCGTAAGATGGAAGAAAAATCTAACAAGACGCTTTCAAGTCGAACTGTTTCGACAATTGTTGATCTTGTTCTGCTACTAAGTGCCTGGATAGTTGCCTGGGTCAATCCTTCCATTATGGGAATGATTGAAACCATCATTGGACCAATCATTGCGTTTATCTTGTTCTTGATGCCAATGTATGCCATTCATAAAAGTCCTAAGTTACAGCAATATGCCGGCAAACACAGCAATGTCTTTGTTGTGGTAATTGGATTAATCGCAGTTAGTGGTATCCTGTTCAATATCATCAAATTGTTTATTTAG
- a CDS encoding helix-turn-helix transcriptional regulator, producing MQKPLTAEQEYVREFIPFVDFLADILGPSSEVVLNDLLDLNHSVVAIRNSHISHRQVGDPATDLALRTMKAGKTEKRDYLANYKGVSQGKHSLRSSTYFLRLDGEIVGMICINTDDSALDDLQEQVLKVMASYKHLNSPTIHQLKGTPANEKTHDTPVAPEHLTTSITDLAREVTQAVCAKYGVSVEYLKQNEKLEIVRSLYHQGYFLLKDSVSEAAKVLKVSDPSVYRYLQTVKDEDLQQD from the coding sequence ATGCAAAAACCATTAACAGCTGAGCAAGAATACGTGCGCGAGTTTATTCCGTTTGTTGATTTTTTAGCAGATATCTTAGGCCCCAGTAGTGAAGTTGTCCTGAACGACTTGTTGGATTTAAACCACTCCGTTGTGGCAATTCGTAATTCCCACATATCACATCGACAAGTTGGCGATCCTGCAACTGACTTAGCGTTGCGAACGATGAAGGCCGGTAAAACTGAAAAGCGTGATTATCTAGCCAACTACAAGGGTGTTTCGCAAGGGAAGCACTCACTACGATCATCAACTTATTTTTTGCGATTAGATGGTGAAATCGTCGGGATGATTTGTATTAATACGGATGATAGTGCCCTAGACGATCTGCAGGAACAAGTGTTGAAGGTAATGGCGAGTTACAAACATTTGAACTCACCAACGATTCATCAACTCAAAGGAACACCAGCTAACGAGAAGACCCATGACACGCCGGTCGCTCCGGAACATCTAACCACTTCTATCACTGATTTAGCTCGGGAAGTGACCCAGGCTGTCTGTGCTAAGTATGGCGTCTCTGTTGAATATTTAAAGCAAAATGAAAAATTAGAAATCGTTCGTAGCTTATACCACCAAGGTTACTTCCTATTGAAGGATTCAGTTAGTGAAGCCGCCAAAGTGCTCAAAGTCTCTGATCCGAGTGTTTATCGTTATTTGCAGACCGTCAAAGATGAGGATCTCCAGCAGGATTAA